The following coding sequences lie in one Thermomicrobium sp. 4228-Ro genomic window:
- a CDS encoding glycine cleavage system protein H yields MHVSLIESTRVYRGCVIPLDLLYDVDRDVWVRLEGEVATLGMTDPAQTRAGKLVAIRFRRPGTVVEQGRALATIESGKWVGPFPAPFRCEIVETNQAAFERDMLIANRDPYGDGWLVRVRPLAPEQLQELVTGEEAFARYQKRIDQLDLHCFRCAE; encoded by the coding sequence GTGCACGTGAGCCTCATCGAGTCGACCCGTGTCTACCGCGGCTGTGTCATTCCACTCGACCTCCTCTACGATGTCGACCGCGACGTTTGGGTCCGTCTCGAGGGCGAGGTAGCGACGCTCGGCATGACCGACCCGGCCCAAACGAGAGCCGGCAAGCTGGTCGCGATTCGTTTCCGGCGCCCTGGTACCGTCGTCGAGCAGGGACGCGCGCTGGCGACGATCGAAAGCGGCAAATGGGTTGGCCCGTTCCCCGCACCGTTTCGTTGCGAAATCGTCGAGACCAACCAGGCTGCATTCGAGCGCGATATGCTCATCGCCAATCGCGATCCGTATGGCGATGGATGGTTAGTACGGGTACGCCCGCTCGCTCCCGAACAGCTCCAAGAGCTCGTCACCGGGGAGGAAGCGTTCGCGCGCTATCAGAAGCGGATCGATCAGCTCGACCTCCATTGCTTCCGGTGCGCAGAGTGA
- a CDS encoding lipoate--protein ligase, with protein MRLRVVDLGLVSPVRSQSVYHAVGYAFHRETPPTILLVSTTSPYVSIGFHQDAEREVDLTYCQREGLPVIRREVGGGAVYLDHNQVFTQWIFPRDLVPLRLEERFAWYVRPLIETYRQWGIDATWRPINDIHVRGRKIGGTGAASIGEAEILVGSLMLDFDTQRMSRVLKVASEKMRDKLFESLEEYMTTMRRELGTLPDRDAVVHTYLECCAAWLGAELEVGSLTPDEEAIAAELDERFASEEWLYQKGGLRQPGITIQADVRLHEAALKVPGGLIRVIVRTHRGRIDDVSISGDFTLLPALGLAAIEQALRGLRARREELAARVREVYRALGLQSPGVSADDFAAAVMLALESRS; from the coding sequence ATGCGTCTCCGTGTGGTCGATCTCGGCCTGGTCAGTCCTGTCCGCTCGCAGAGCGTGTACCATGCGGTCGGGTACGCCTTCCACCGGGAGACCCCTCCGACGATCCTGCTCGTTTCGACGACGTCACCGTACGTCTCGATCGGGTTCCATCAGGATGCCGAGCGGGAAGTCGATCTCACCTACTGTCAGCGCGAGGGACTGCCGGTGATCCGACGTGAGGTCGGCGGGGGTGCCGTGTATCTCGACCACAATCAAGTCTTCACCCAATGGATCTTTCCCCGTGACCTCGTACCACTGCGGCTGGAAGAGCGTTTCGCCTGGTACGTGCGTCCACTGATCGAGACCTACCGGCAGTGGGGCATCGACGCCACCTGGCGACCGATCAACGACATCCACGTGCGCGGGCGCAAGATCGGTGGAACGGGAGCAGCCAGCATCGGTGAGGCAGAAATCCTCGTCGGTAGTTTGATGCTCGACTTCGATACGCAGCGCATGTCGCGTGTCCTCAAGGTCGCGTCCGAGAAGATGCGCGACAAGCTGTTCGAAAGTCTCGAGGAATACATGACGACCATGCGTCGGGAACTCGGCACGCTCCCGGATCGCGATGCGGTCGTGCACACCTATCTGGAGTGCTGCGCGGCCTGGCTCGGAGCTGAACTCGAGGTCGGATCGCTGACGCCGGACGAAGAAGCGATAGCAGCGGAACTCGATGAGCGTTTCGCCTCCGAGGAATGGCTGTATCAGAAGGGTGGACTCCGTCAGCCAGGAATCACGATCCAGGCTGACGTCCGCCTGCACGAAGCAGCCCTCAAGGTGCCAGGCGGTCTCATTCGCGTCATCGTGCGCACGCACCGCGGTCGCATCGACGACGTCAGCATCAGCGGCGACTTCACGCTGCTTCCCGCGCTCGGGCTGGCCGCGATCGAACAGGCACTCCGTGGTTTGCGTGCGCGGCGCGAGGAGCTGGCCGCTCGGGTCCGCGAAGTCTATCGCGCGCTCGGTCTCCAGTCCCCCGGTGTGAGTGCGGACGATTTCGCAGCTGCCGTCATGCTCGCGCTGGAGAGCAGGAGCTGA
- a CDS encoding fibronectin type III domain-containing protein, whose amino-acid sequence MIASLLTVTLLVVMLGISPVPVAAASCATSGPASGTYIVTVCLTQPVSGALVSGDVTVTASVTTSGAAPLVQRMIYTLDGQYLLTEFSAPYRFTLPTAQFVDGQHTLSVAALMSDGFTTGSTSSTLFFQNGITAPPPIPSGFQPTSGSAPPSGQPFRVVAVGDGGDDGTYSAQVAQLIGSQAPNLVLYLGDLYEEGSYTEFLNYYGSAGQLFAAYRSITNPVVGNHEYEGGIAAGYLRYWQSPPDYYSVDAGGWHVIVLNSNSRFGQYGPGSPQYEWLLRDLQTHRDACTIVAFHHPRFSIGPQGDTPALQAMWELLYQFGVELVVVGHDHNYQRWVPLDRNGQPDPNGIVQIVSGTGGHGIRAFVRSDARVAAGYDQPPDGFGVLVASLATGRADLSFVDLSGRVRDTTSLTCHGPNDTTPPTAPTGVTASLISSQEVAVFWAPGTDDYAVTAYEVLRDGSTVATVSGTQRTFVDRSLQPARTYTYQVVALDAVGNRSAASAPVTISTDTTVFLDDFESGSLGRWSTVNGLTVTNLQPRSGQYAAQAQSTQRTAAYGVAHWPSALTDGTVESWVFIAARGNHQLTLLRMRAPDGTGLGSVQINTNGLLAFRNEVAGTTTTTSVSVAMNSWHRIVLHLSTGTNGRVDLWYDGTQLIGRAQSFGSSAIGQLQIGDHVTGRTFDVRFDDVRVTAGATSPPDTSPPETTLTSTPPASTDQTSATFAFTASEPATFRCSLDGAPGQPCTSPVNFSGLAIGTHTFSVVAVDAAGNVDPTPASYAWDVIAPATPETTLLSTPPALTNLASATFTFSSSDAAATFECQLDSTSSVVCSTPWTVNGLAEGTHTFTVRAIDGEGNPDPTPASWSWTVDLTPPTPPPSLTATPLNGTQVSLSWSSVSDANGIAGYDVLRDGNLLFRLGPVTSATDATVQPASTYRYTVRARDNAGNLSGESPVATVTTPSLRLFEDDFESGTLVRWSSVNGLTVTTEAPFSGNYAARAFSTAGTASYALATLPRSVSDFSVRIRFQVVSQGANTVYLVKWRSGTSSLGGVYLTSTGQLAVRNDIAAQGSSTTTSITSGTWHTLEVHVRTGSDGFVEIWYDGTRIHQSFQNFGTNQVTGIQLGENSTGRLFDVRFDEVVADTGPIDAPADTTPPETTLTSTPPASTAVFAFSANELATFRCSLDGTAAQPCTSPVSYTGLTAGIHTFSVTAVDLAGNVDPTPATFSWEITAAPAAPDTVLTTTPSALTNSSTATFAFASDDPNATFRCQLDGATPSTCTSPLTLENLTEGAHTFTVAAVNSAGVADPSPASWTWTIDLTPPPAPSSLTAVAGNGRVTITWQASSDPNGIAGYDVYRDGTLLVSLGDTTSYVDTTVQPNSTYSYAVATRDQAGNASPPSTPVTVTTTSFALFADDFESGTLADWSTVSGLTLTNEQPYSGQYAARALSTSGTAASASAILPSTTSDVYVRVRFFVSSQGANTVYLLKLRTATGGSLGGIFLSSTGKLGFRNDVAGQSTTTTTGVTPGTWHTLLLHVVVGTNGSVEIWYDGNQIATISGNLGTDPVGRFQLGENSTGRTFDIRFDEVVVDTQLIAG is encoded by the coding sequence GTGATAGCGAGCCTGCTCACCGTCACCCTGCTCGTCGTCATGCTCGGCATCTCGCCTGTGCCAGTGGCTGCGGCAAGCTGTGCGACCAGTGGTCCGGCGAGCGGCACCTACATCGTCACCGTTTGCTTGACGCAACCGGTGAGCGGTGCGCTCGTGTCCGGCGACGTGACGGTGACAGCCAGTGTCACGACGAGCGGTGCCGCGCCCCTCGTCCAGCGGATGATCTACACCCTGGACGGGCAGTACCTCCTCACGGAGTTCTCCGCACCCTACCGCTTCACGTTGCCGACCGCGCAGTTCGTCGACGGACAGCATACCCTCTCCGTCGCTGCGCTGATGAGCGACGGTTTCACGACCGGCTCGACCAGTAGCACGCTCTTCTTCCAAAACGGCATCACGGCACCACCACCCATTCCGAGCGGCTTCCAACCTACGAGCGGATCGGCACCGCCGAGTGGGCAACCGTTCCGTGTCGTCGCGGTCGGTGACGGCGGTGACGATGGCACGTACTCGGCACAAGTCGCCCAACTGATCGGTTCGCAGGCACCGAACCTGGTCCTCTATCTCGGTGATCTCTATGAAGAGGGGAGTTACACCGAGTTTCTGAACTACTACGGTAGTGCTGGCCAGCTCTTCGCTGCCTACCGCTCGATCACCAATCCAGTCGTCGGGAATCACGAGTACGAAGGCGGGATCGCCGCAGGCTACCTCCGCTACTGGCAGTCACCGCCTGACTACTATAGCGTCGATGCCGGCGGCTGGCACGTCATCGTGCTCAATTCCAACAGCCGGTTCGGACAATACGGACCGGGCTCACCACAATACGAGTGGCTCCTGCGTGACCTCCAGACGCACCGAGATGCTTGCACGATCGTCGCTTTCCATCACCCACGCTTCAGCATCGGCCCGCAAGGGGACACGCCAGCGCTCCAAGCGATGTGGGAACTCTTGTACCAGTTCGGCGTGGAACTCGTCGTCGTCGGGCATGACCACAACTACCAGCGCTGGGTTCCGCTCGACCGCAACGGGCAGCCGGACCCGAACGGCATCGTCCAGATCGTTTCCGGTACGGGCGGACACGGCATCCGTGCCTTCGTACGGAGCGACGCACGGGTCGCTGCGGGGTACGACCAGCCACCCGATGGGTTCGGAGTCCTTGTCGCGTCCCTCGCTACCGGCCGAGCTGACCTCTCTTTCGTCGACCTGAGCGGCCGCGTCCGCGACACGACCAGTCTTACCTGCCACGGCCCAAACGATACGACTCCGCCGACTGCGCCGACCGGCGTGACCGCGAGCCTGATCTCGAGCCAGGAAGTGGCAGTGTTTTGGGCACCAGGAACCGACGATTACGCAGTCACCGCGTACGAAGTCCTGCGTGACGGGTCCACCGTGGCCACGGTCTCGGGTACCCAGCGTACGTTCGTAGACCGGAGCCTACAGCCTGCCCGCACCTATACCTACCAAGTGGTCGCACTCGATGCGGTCGGCAACCGCTCGGCAGCGAGTGCGCCCGTGACGATCTCGACGGACACCACCGTCTTCCTCGACGATTTCGAGAGCGGGTCACTCGGACGCTGGAGTACCGTGAACGGCCTCACCGTGACGAACCTCCAACCCCGAAGTGGACAATACGCCGCGCAGGCACAATCGACGCAACGGACGGCCGCTTATGGAGTGGCACACTGGCCCTCGGCACTGACTGACGGCACGGTGGAGAGCTGGGTGTTCATCGCCGCGCGCGGCAACCATCAGCTGACTCTCCTCCGCATGCGTGCGCCCGATGGGACAGGACTCGGTAGCGTCCAAATCAACACGAACGGGCTCCTCGCGTTTCGCAACGAAGTGGCGGGCACAACGACGACGACATCCGTATCGGTGGCCATGAATTCGTGGCATCGGATCGTGCTCCATCTCAGCACTGGCACGAACGGTCGCGTCGACCTCTGGTACGACGGAACACAGCTCATCGGTCGGGCGCAGAGCTTCGGGTCCTCCGCGATCGGCCAGCTCCAGATCGGGGACCACGTGACCGGTCGAACGTTCGACGTCCGCTTCGACGACGTGCGTGTCACCGCGGGAGCTACCTCTCCACCGGACACCTCGCCTCCTGAGACGACCCTCACCAGCACACCACCGGCTTCGACGGACCAGACGTCCGCGACCTTCGCCTTCACGGCGAGCGAGCCCGCGACCTTCCGCTGCAGTCTCGACGGGGCACCAGGGCAGCCGTGCACGAGTCCGGTCAACTTTAGCGGGCTGGCAATCGGGACACACACGTTCAGCGTGGTAGCAGTCGACGCCGCAGGGAATGTCGACCCCACGCCCGCCTCGTACGCGTGGGACGTCATCGCACCTGCGACACCCGAAACGACCCTGCTCTCGACTCCGCCGGCACTCACGAACCTCGCCAGTGCGACCTTTACATTCAGCTCGAGTGATGCAGCGGCAACCTTCGAATGCCAGCTCGACAGCACGTCGAGTGTCGTCTGCTCGACTCCCTGGACCGTCAACGGCCTCGCTGAGGGGACACATACCTTCACCGTCCGGGCGATCGACGGTGAGGGCAATCCGGATCCGACACCAGCGAGCTGGTCGTGGACGGTCGACCTCACCCCTCCGACGCCGCCTCCGAGCCTCACTGCCACGCCATTGAACGGCACGCAAGTGAGTCTCTCCTGGTCCAGCGTCAGCGATGCGAACGGTATCGCCGGGTACGACGTCCTCCGTGATGGCAACCTGCTCTTCCGCCTTGGGCCCGTCACGAGCGCCACCGACGCGACCGTCCAACCGGCGTCGACGTACCGGTACACGGTCCGTGCCCGCGACAACGCTGGGAACCTTTCGGGCGAGTCACCCGTCGCGACCGTGACCACTCCGAGTCTCCGCTTGTTCGAGGACGACTTCGAGAGCGGCACGCTCGTCCGCTGGTCGAGCGTCAATGGGCTCACCGTGACGACCGAAGCGCCGTTCTCTGGCAATTACGCGGCCCGTGCGTTCTCGACAGCCGGAACTGCCTCCTACGCGCTCGCGACACTGCCGCGCTCGGTGAGCGACTTCTCCGTTCGTATCCGGTTCCAGGTTGTCAGCCAAGGTGCCAACACGGTGTATCTCGTCAAATGGCGCAGTGGCACCAGTTCGCTCGGTGGCGTCTATCTCACGAGTACCGGACAGCTCGCTGTCCGCAACGATATTGCAGCGCAGGGATCGTCAACGACGACCTCGATCACGTCCGGCACCTGGCATACGCTGGAAGTGCACGTGCGCACAGGAAGCGACGGTTTCGTCGAAATCTGGTACGACGGGACACGCATCCACCAGAGCTTCCAGAATTTCGGCACTAACCAGGTGACGGGGATCCAGCTCGGGGAGAACAGCACTGGCCGGCTCTTCGACGTACGGTTCGACGAGGTCGTCGCCGATACCGGACCGATCGACGCGCCAGCCGATACGACTCCGCCCGAGACGACCCTCACCAGCACCCCTCCAGCTTCGACAGCTGTCTTCGCCTTTTCGGCGAACGAACTCGCGACCTTCCGCTGCAGTCTGGACGGCACAGCAGCCCAACCGTGCACGAGTCCAGTCTCGTATACGGGACTCACGGCGGGCATCCACACGTTCAGCGTTACAGCCGTGGACCTGGCCGGCAACGTCGATCCCACACCCGCAACCTTCAGCTGGGAGATCACGGCGGCACCGGCAGCTCCGGACACGGTACTCACCACGACACCGTCCGCGCTGACCAATAGCAGTACGGCGACGTTCGCGTTCGCCTCGGACGATCCGAACGCCACGTTCCGCTGCCAGTTGGACGGCGCGACGCCGAGCACCTGCACCAGCCCGCTCACACTCGAAAACCTCACCGAAGGCGCGCACACGTTTACCGTCGCAGCGGTGAACTCGGCAGGCGTAGCCGATCCTTCCCCGGCGAGCTGGACTTGGACGATCGACCTGACCCCACCGCCAGCACCGAGTAGTCTGACCGCCGTCGCTGGCAATGGCCGCGTCACGATCACCTGGCAGGCGTCGAGCGACCCCAATGGCATCGCCGGGTACGACGTCTATCGCGACGGCACGCTCCTCGTCTCGCTCGGCGATACGACGAGCTACGTCGACACCACGGTACAACCGAACTCTACGTACTCGTATGCTGTCGCGACACGCGACCAGGCCGGGAATGCATCGCCACCCAGCACACCGGTTACCGTCACGACCACCAGCTTCGCCCTCTTCGCTGACGACTTCGAATCGGGAACGCTCGCCGACTGGTCGACGGTCAGTGGCCTCACGCTGACGAACGAACAGCCGTACAGCGGCCAGTACGCTGCCCGCGCACTCTCGACCAGCGGCACAGCCGCCTCTGCCTCCGCGATTCTCCCCAGCACGACGAGCGACGTTTACGTCCGCGTCCGCTTCTTCGTCTCCTCGCAAGGAGCGAACACCGTCTACCTCCTGAAGTTACGGACTGCGACGGGTGGTTCGCTCGGTGGCATCTTCCTCTCGAGCACGGGTAAGCTCGGTTTCCGGAACGACGTGGCTGGGCAAAGCACGACGACGACAACCGGCGTGACACCCGGTACCTGGCACACGCTCCTGCTCCACGTCGTCGTCGGCACGAACGGAAGCGTGGAGATCTGGTACGACGGAAACCAGATCGCGACGATCAGTGGGAACCTGGGAACTGACCCCGTCGGACGCTTCCAGCTGGGCGAGAACAGTACCGGTCGGACCTTCGATATTCGCTTCGACGAGGTCGTCGTCGATACGCAGCTCATCGCAGGCTGA
- a CDS encoding metallophosphoesterase family protein: protein MRGTGRLGLMLLVLALFAACTASHANSLPPTSPVESATPAPTVDVPAILWAVGDAATCRSQNDDAVAAFLAQQPGTIALLGDVVYERGTAEEFRNCFDPLFGSVKERIHPAIGNHEYGSRDARPYFDYFGASAGLPGQGWYSYDLGAWHVVVLNSNCKPAGGCDETSPQYQWLRADLAAHPTRCTLAYWHHPRWSSGEHGNFESMQPIWELLSRTGVDLVLSGHDHDYERFQPLDANGHPDPEQGIVQFVVGTGGRSLRPIQHRLPTSATATDQAYGVLRLELFSDHYTWQFVTVSGIPFTDSGRAACH, encoded by the coding sequence ATGCGAGGAACAGGTCGCCTGGGGCTCATGCTTCTCGTGCTCGCGCTCTTCGCTGCGTGCACGGCCAGCCACGCGAACTCGTTGCCCCCGACATCCCCAGTCGAGTCAGCAACTCCCGCACCGACAGTAGACGTGCCAGCGATCCTTTGGGCCGTCGGCGACGCCGCGACGTGCCGGTCGCAGAACGACGATGCAGTCGCCGCTTTCCTCGCGCAACAGCCGGGAACCATCGCCCTGCTCGGTGACGTCGTCTACGAGCGCGGGACGGCCGAGGAGTTCCGGAATTGTTTCGATCCGCTCTTCGGCTCCGTGAAGGAGCGGATCCACCCTGCGATCGGGAACCACGAGTACGGATCGCGCGATGCCAGACCGTACTTCGACTACTTCGGCGCGAGCGCTGGCCTTCCCGGTCAGGGCTGGTACTCCTACGATCTCGGCGCTTGGCACGTCGTCGTCCTGAACTCGAACTGCAAGCCCGCCGGGGGCTGCGACGAGACCTCACCGCAGTATCAGTGGCTCCGTGCCGACCTCGCGGCGCACCCCACCCGGTGCACGCTGGCGTACTGGCACCATCCGCGGTGGAGTTCCGGTGAGCATGGGAACTTCGAGTCCATGCAACCGATCTGGGAACTGCTCAGCCGCACAGGTGTAGACCTCGTTCTCAGTGGGCATGACCACGACTACGAGCGGTTCCAGCCGCTGGATGCCAACGGTCATCCCGATCCGGAGCAGGGCATCGTCCAGTTCGTGGTCGGTACCGGCGGGCGCAGCCTCCGTCCGATCCAACACCGGTTACCGACGAGCGCCACCGCGACGGATCAGGCGTACGGCGTGCTCCGGCTCGAACTGTTCTCCGATCACTACACGTGGCAGTTCGTCACAGTTTCCGGTATCCCCTTCACCGACAGCGGGCGCGCTGCCTGCCACTAA
- a CDS encoding GNAT family N-acetyltransferase — translation MAGHTVRLVAIQRLAGRDLWVLPATFRDLWALARLQRACFEPRQAYSFFAFLVLWLWPGVRVLVARVGDELVGSIVGDRRGRHARVLNLCVSPAWRRRGIGTVLLAALEQELAADLYTLMVEDKNAPAFALYRRFGYVPVAEIRHYYGRNRHGVLMQKRRGERASWHE, via the coding sequence GTGGCCGGGCACACGGTACGTCTCGTCGCGATCCAGCGTCTCGCCGGTCGGGATCTCTGGGTTCTCCCGGCGACGTTCCGCGATCTGTGGGCGCTCGCTCGCTTGCAGCGCGCGTGCTTTGAGCCGCGCCAGGCCTATAGCTTTTTCGCCTTTCTCGTCCTGTGGTTGTGGCCCGGCGTGCGTGTGCTCGTGGCGCGAGTTGGGGACGAGCTGGTCGGGAGTATTGTCGGGGATCGCCGGGGGCGACATGCCCGGGTGCTGAATCTCTGCGTCAGTCCGGCCTGGCGGCGGCGAGGCATCGGTACGGTCTTGTTGGCAGCGCTCGAGCAGGAGCTCGCTGCCGATCTCTACACGCTCATGGTCGAGGACAAGAACGCACCCGCGTTCGCACTCTACCGTCGCTTCGGCTACGTACCCGTCGCGGAGATCCGGCACTATTATGGACGCAACCGCCACGGCGTCCTCATGCAGAAGCGCCGTGGCGAACGTGCATCCTGGCACGAATGA
- a CDS encoding HD-GYP domain-containing protein — MDERRQRQGWWFLGAAVPLFVLFAFLLDILPDHALVVPRGHFIVVTLISVLSFVIAALVLAAAVQIADVRVLALALAIVSLSGLFAIHGLATPGVIAPGVNGWVGASARLALFGGSWFLAASALESPIAVHRTLLRYRGWIALGTALLLVAYGSVAVSDLVLQRAAATEAGARLSGLRTLEQLATTIGGGRTALVLGLASLALSLLAFAHYWRVARRWATPLVWGLLGACPFLVQAGIALLLAPVWHLSWWEYHVLLLAGSLAALSGLVREYARSGSWRGVLEGLLLRDALEHLERGSTEVVAALAAAVEAEDSYTKEHSVRVARLAASIAQELGLPPERERILYQAGILHDIGKIGIPDAILQKPGRLTAEEFALVREHPVRSWEIARQIRSFAPMLPAIRWHHERLDGSGHPDGLRGEEIPLDARILAVADVFDALTSVRPYRAALSVEEALALLRQEAGTRLDVECVAALERLVEQYGVSLVGNERETMQRARSPVEPSLEHR; from the coding sequence ATGGACGAGCGACGACAGCGACAGGGGTGGTGGTTCCTCGGTGCGGCCGTTCCGCTGTTCGTCCTCTTCGCTTTCCTTCTGGACATCCTTCCTGATCATGCACTGGTCGTGCCGCGCGGGCATTTCATCGTCGTCACCCTCATCTCTGTCCTGTCGTTTGTGATCGCTGCGCTGGTACTCGCGGCAGCGGTCCAGATCGCCGATGTGCGTGTCCTCGCGCTGGCGCTCGCGATCGTGTCACTGAGCGGGCTTTTCGCGATCCACGGCCTGGCGACCCCGGGCGTCATCGCGCCGGGGGTGAATGGGTGGGTCGGTGCTTCGGCTCGTCTCGCCCTGTTCGGGGGCTCCTGGTTCCTGGCCGCCAGCGCGCTCGAGTCGCCTATCGCAGTACACCGGACGCTCCTGCGCTATCGCGGGTGGATCGCGTTGGGGACGGCGCTCCTGCTCGTCGCCTACGGAAGCGTGGCGGTGAGCGATCTCGTTCTCCAGCGTGCAGCCGCAACTGAAGCCGGTGCGCGGCTCAGCGGGCTGCGGACGCTCGAGCAGCTCGCCACCACGATCGGCGGTGGACGCACCGCACTGGTGCTCGGCCTGGCGAGTCTCGCCCTTTCGCTGCTCGCCTTCGCCCACTACTGGCGTGTGGCGCGACGCTGGGCGACTCCGCTCGTCTGGGGACTCCTGGGAGCCTGCCCGTTTCTCGTGCAGGCGGGGATCGCGCTGCTGCTCGCGCCGGTGTGGCACCTGAGCTGGTGGGAGTATCACGTTCTGTTGCTCGCTGGCTCCCTGGCCGCACTCAGCGGGCTCGTCCGCGAGTACGCGCGGTCAGGCTCCTGGCGCGGCGTACTGGAAGGGTTACTCCTGCGCGATGCGCTCGAGCACCTCGAACGTGGCTCCACCGAGGTCGTCGCGGCCCTGGCGGCAGCGGTCGAAGCCGAGGATAGCTACACCAAGGAGCACAGCGTGCGCGTCGCGCGGCTCGCCGCCTCGATCGCGCAGGAACTCGGGCTGCCACCCGAGCGCGAGCGTATCCTGTACCAGGCGGGGATCCTCCACGATATCGGGAAGATCGGTATTCCCGATGCGATCCTCCAGAAGCCGGGCCGGCTCACTGCCGAGGAGTTCGCACTGGTGCGCGAGCACCCGGTGCGGAGCTGGGAGATCGCTCGCCAGATCCGCTCCTTCGCGCCGATGCTCCCCGCCATCCGCTGGCATCACGAGCGGCTCGATGGCAGCGGCCATCCGGACGGTCTCCGCGGGGAAGAGATCCCGCTCGATGCGCGCATTTTGGCTGTCGCTGATGTGTTCGATGCGCTCACTTCGGTGCGGCCGTATCGTGCGGCGTTGAGCGTCGAAGAAGCGCTCGCGCTCCTGCGCCAAGAGGCTGGCACCCGATTGGATGTCGAGTGCGTGGCGGCACTGGAACGGCTGGTCGAGCAGTACGGCGTCTCGCTCGTCGGGAACGAACGGGAAACCATGCAGAGAGCGCGATCGCCCGTGGAGCCGTCGTTGGAGCACCGGTGA